Proteins co-encoded in one Bacillus infantis NRRL B-14911 genomic window:
- the yunB gene encoding sporulation protein YunB, producing MAKFGGRLPRKGPLPFRYVFLLTFVFFMFSTAAGIWIINKGLEPTLMSYADSQTRKIASLVINNAINKKITNVMDLEDMFVKSGDGSVITINTEKLNRVKAEVTELVQDNIKKSEQGDLSSLESFTDIEIETKGSKSANGIIYYVPLGQATKNALLGNLGPRIPVKFNSVGSVTSNFITKREDHGINNVYVEVLVRLDVQVQIIIPFATKIITVQEDVPVAIGIIPGDVPQFYNGGGGDSAPSIELPAN from the coding sequence TTGGCTAAATTCGGCGGCCGGCTCCCAAGGAAAGGCCCGCTTCCTTTCCGGTATGTTTTTCTGCTGACTTTTGTGTTTTTTATGTTCTCGACCGCAGCCGGAATATGGATCATCAATAAGGGGCTTGAACCTACCCTGATGAGCTACGCTGACTCTCAGACGAGGAAAATCGCATCGCTGGTCATTAACAATGCCATCAACAAAAAAATCACGAATGTAATGGACCTTGAGGACATGTTTGTTAAAAGCGGCGATGGCTCTGTCATTACCATTAATACTGAAAAGCTTAATCGTGTGAAGGCAGAGGTAACGGAACTTGTTCAGGACAATATAAAAAAATCTGAACAGGGAGACCTCTCATCATTGGAATCATTCACGGACATAGAGATTGAAACAAAGGGTTCAAAATCAGCAAATGGAATCATTTATTATGTGCCATTGGGCCAGGCAACCAAAAATGCGCTCTTGGGAAATCTCGGACCCCGTATCCCGGTCAAATTTAACTCTGTTGGGTCGGTAACTTCTAATTTCATCACCAAAAGAGAAGATCATGGAATCAATAATGTGTACGTGGAAGTGCTCGTCCGCCTGGATGTCCAGGTACAGATTATCATACCGTTTGCCACCAAAATAATCACCGTGCAGGAGGATGTCCCTGTCGCGATAGGAATAATACCGGGAGATGTGCCCCAATTCTATAACGGGGGCGGCGGTGATTCTGCCCCTTCCATTGAGCTGCCTGCTAATTAA
- a CDS encoding Na+/H+ antiporter NhaC family protein, with product MANTIFSLLPPLVAILMVVLTRRVLLSLGVGIITAAFLLADFGIGKTLSIIWEAVKGIFVAEGALNTWNVYIILFLLVLGIITAFINISGGSRAFGEWAMKRVKTRAGAQLVGAVLGIIIFIDDYFNALAVGQISRPITDRHKVSRAKLAYLIDSTSAPVCVVSPVSSWGAYIIALIGTILAGHGVTEYSAFSAFMQMVPMNLYVWTALAMVFIVAFRNIQIGPMKAHEERAVKEGLVLDPDKPAPGELKDDLPTSTTGSVGDLVWPIIALIFGTVGSMVWTGYTATEGSATILKIFENTDVAKSLIIGSLIGLALTLLLFLRQAVVLKGVSAGVFGKGIWEGVKSMLPAVYILIFAWAIVDLIGQLETGTYLAGVVENSNISLSLLPIILFVIAGIMAFSTGTSWGSFGILLPIAGDVVAATDISLLLPAMAAVLAGAVFGDHCSPISDTTILSSTGAGCNHIDHVLTQLPYALISALIAAVGYLVIGFTGSTIFALISVAVLLAAFAFIAGRGQGTSAEFTD from the coding sequence TTGGCAAACACGATATTTTCACTTTTGCCGCCGCTTGTGGCCATTTTAATGGTCGTTCTGACAAGAAGAGTATTGTTATCTTTAGGTGTCGGGATTATAACCGCTGCCTTCCTGCTTGCCGACTTTGGCATCGGGAAAACCCTGAGCATCATCTGGGAGGCCGTCAAAGGCATTTTTGTGGCTGAAGGAGCCCTGAATACCTGGAATGTATATATTATTTTATTTTTGCTGGTTCTTGGCATCATTACCGCTTTTATCAACATTTCCGGAGGAAGCCGCGCATTCGGGGAATGGGCGATGAAACGGGTGAAAACCCGGGCTGGAGCCCAGCTTGTCGGTGCAGTGCTTGGCATCATTATTTTCATAGATGATTATTTCAATGCACTGGCGGTCGGCCAGATCTCACGGCCGATAACGGACCGGCATAAAGTTTCAAGGGCAAAGCTTGCGTATCTGATTGATTCTACATCTGCTCCGGTATGTGTCGTTTCCCCTGTTTCAAGCTGGGGCGCCTATATTATTGCCCTTATCGGGACGATCCTTGCCGGTCATGGGGTGACAGAATACTCGGCATTCTCAGCTTTCATGCAGATGGTGCCGATGAACCTTTATGTATGGACTGCTCTTGCCATGGTATTCATTGTGGCATTCAGGAATATCCAAATCGGGCCGATGAAAGCCCATGAAGAGCGGGCTGTAAAAGAAGGACTGGTTCTGGATCCTGATAAGCCTGCTCCTGGAGAGCTGAAGGATGATCTTCCAACAAGCACAACCGGGTCAGTCGGAGATCTTGTCTGGCCGATCATTGCGTTGATTTTCGGAACAGTCGGCAGCATGGTCTGGACTGGATACACAGCAACAGAGGGAAGCGCAACGATCCTGAAGATCTTCGAAAATACCGATGTAGCGAAATCCCTGATCATCGGAAGCCTGATTGGGCTTGCTCTCACACTGCTGCTGTTCCTTCGCCAGGCTGTCGTATTGAAGGGAGTAAGTGCAGGCGTTTTCGGAAAAGGGATCTGGGAAGGAGTTAAATCCATGCTCCCTGCGGTCTATATTTTGATCTTTGCCTGGGCGATTGTTGATCTGATCGGCCAGCTGGAAACCGGGACCTATCTTGCAGGTGTCGTGGAAAACAGCAATATAAGCCTTTCACTGCTGCCAATCATATTGTTTGTGATTGCAGGGATCATGGCATTCAGTACAGGAACATCATGGGGCTCCTTTGGCATCCTGCTTCCTATTGCCGGCGACGTTGTAGCAGCGACCGATATTTCGCTTCTTCTGCCTGCAATGGCAGCCGTTTTGGCTGGAGCGGTATTTGGAGACCACTGTTCTCCTATTTCAGATACAACCATCCTTTCATCCACAGGGGCCGGGTGCAACCATATCGACCATGTGCTGACTCAGCTGCCGTATGCACTCATATCAGCGCTGATCGCAGCTGTGGGATACCTGGTGATCGGATTTACCGGCAGCACCATTTTTGCTTTAATTTCAGTGGCAGTCCTTTTAGCTGCCTTTGCCTTCATTGCGGGGCGCGGGCAGGGAACATCTGCTGAATTTACAGATTGA
- a CDS encoding sodium-dependent transporter — protein sequence MDNRPQWGTRAGFIMAAVGSAIGLGNIWRFPAVAYDNGGGAFFFPYLFALLTAGIPILILEFTLGHKYRGSAPLTYARLNKKFEWLGWWQVAVSFVISTYYAVIIAWAMSFAGFSFNQNWGDDPNGFFFGEYLKLSDAPGSISTIVPGVFFPLILVWLITLGVLFKGVKKGIEVANKIFIPALVILFLIIVVRALTLDGAVQGLDAFFKPDWSKIADPGVWVAAYGQIFFSLSIGFAIMITYSSYLPKKTDLTNSAFITGFANSGFELLAGIGVFAALGFMAAQQGVPINEVVSSGVGLAFVVFPQIISEFPALNGLFGFFFFLCLVLAGLTSLISIVETFVAGVQDKFKVSRTKAVLFGGGASAIISVLFATDSGLYFLDAADYFINQFGVALAGLVEVVVIAWVLRELKSIQSHADSVSDILLGAWWRICLTVITPLILGYMMIQNIYTNIKDNYEGYPTGFIIYSGWAVAVGAIVLGFIFMAFKWDKGTISVPDKKGVSQ from the coding sequence ATGGATAATCGTCCTCAATGGGGAACGAGAGCAGGTTTCATTATGGCAGCTGTCGGATCAGCGATCGGGCTGGGGAATATATGGAGATTCCCTGCCGTGGCGTATGATAATGGAGGAGGAGCTTTCTTCTTTCCTTATCTGTTTGCACTTCTGACAGCAGGGATCCCAATTCTCATCCTTGAATTTACACTGGGCCATAAGTACCGCGGCTCCGCTCCGCTTACGTATGCAAGGCTGAACAAAAAATTTGAATGGCTCGGCTGGTGGCAGGTAGCTGTTTCCTTTGTCATCTCCACATATTATGCGGTCATCATTGCGTGGGCCATGTCATTTGCAGGGTTTTCCTTTAACCAGAATTGGGGAGATGACCCGAACGGTTTCTTTTTCGGAGAATATCTTAAGCTTTCAGATGCACCGGGATCAATCAGCACGATCGTCCCAGGCGTATTCTTCCCATTGATCCTTGTATGGCTCATTACTCTTGGCGTACTGTTTAAAGGCGTGAAAAAAGGGATAGAAGTAGCGAACAAAATCTTTATTCCAGCCCTTGTTATCTTATTTTTAATCATTGTTGTTCGCGCGCTGACACTTGATGGAGCTGTCCAGGGGCTTGATGCATTCTTCAAGCCGGATTGGAGCAAGATTGCAGATCCTGGAGTATGGGTGGCCGCATATGGCCAGATCTTCTTCAGCTTATCAATCGGATTTGCGATCATGATCACGTACTCCAGCTATCTTCCAAAGAAGACGGATCTGACAAACAGTGCATTCATCACTGGATTTGCAAATTCCGGGTTTGAGCTTCTCGCCGGGATCGGCGTCTTTGCTGCACTGGGCTTCATGGCTGCACAGCAAGGCGTGCCAATCAATGAGGTTGTTAGTTCAGGTGTGGGCCTTGCTTTCGTGGTATTCCCGCAGATCATTAGTGAATTCCCTGCTTTAAACGGACTGTTTGGCTTCTTCTTCTTCCTATGCCTGGTCCTTGCAGGTCTTACATCACTCATCTCAATCGTGGAAACTTTTGTTGCCGGTGTACAGGATAAGTTCAAAGTGTCCCGTACAAAAGCAGTATTATTTGGAGGCGGGGCTTCTGCCATCATTTCCGTATTGTTTGCGACAGACAGCGGCCTCTATTTCCTTGATGCAGCTGATTACTTCATCAACCAGTTCGGTGTAGCTCTTGCAGGCCTTGTAGAGGTTGTCGTGATTGCATGGGTGCTGAGGGAGCTGAAAAGCATCCAGTCGCATGCGGACAGCGTCTCAGATATCCTTCTAGGCGCGTGGTGGAGGATCTGTCTGACTGTTATTACACCGCTGATCCTTGGCTATATGATGATCCAGAATATCTACACTAATATCAAGGACAATTACGAGGGCTACCCGACAGGCTTTATCATCTATTCAGGATGGGCGGTCGCGGTCGGCGCCATTGTACTCGGATTCATCTTCATGGCATTCAAGTGGGATAAAGGCACCATTTCTGTCCCGGATAAGAAGGGGGTTTCTCAATAA